A single region of the Salvia splendens isolate huo1 chromosome 18, SspV2, whole genome shotgun sequence genome encodes:
- the LOC121776458 gene encoding eukaryotic translation initiation factor NCBP-like, whose translation MESVSVKNENDANNNNQASSDEDRERLVLDLKAGLYPLRNKFVFWYTCRTPGVRTQTSYEDNIKKIVDFSTVEAFWVCYCHLSRPSTLPSPTDLHLFKDGIRPLWEDFANRNGGKWIIRLKKAVSGRFWEDLVLALVGDQLDYGDNICGAVLSIRFNEDILSVWNRNASDHQAVMALRDSIKKHLKLPHSYVMEYKPHDASLRDNSSYRNTRLRG comes from the coding sequence ATGGAATCGGTATCGGTGAAAAACGAAAACGACGCCAACAATAACAACCAGGCATCCTCCGACGAAGATAGAGAACGCCTAGTCCTCGATCTCAAGGCCGGTCTGTATCCCCTCAGAAACAAATTTGTATTTTGGTACACTTGTCGAACTCCTGGAGTCAGAACTCAAACATCATATGAGGATAATATTAAGAAGATAGTGGATTTCAGTACGGTTGAAGCCTTTTGGGTATGCTACTGTCACCTATCCCGCCCTTCAACTTTGCCAAGCCCAACAGATTTGCATCTATTCAAGGACGGTATCCGTCCGCTATGGGAGGATTTTGCTAACCGCAATGGTGGGAAATGGATTATCCGACTTAAAAAGGCTGTGTCAGGCCGTTTCTGGGAGGACCTGGTTCTAGCGTTGGTAGGAGATCAACTTGATTATGGCGATAATATTTGTGGTGCAGTACTGAGTATCCGTTTTAATGAGGATATATTGAGCGTTTGGAACCGCAATGCATCTGACCATCAGGCTGTGATGGCTCTGAGGGACTCGATCAAGAAGCATCTAAAGCTTCCCCACAGCTACGTGATGGAATACAAGCCCCACGATGCTTCACTACGTGACAACTCCTCATATCGGAACACAAGGTTGAGAGGATAG
- the LOC121776774 gene encoding uncharacterized protein LOC121776774, translating to MSEPDLDLIHQLPPLAEVAALPETPSAEEVKNAVFDIYGDSAPGPDGFTALFYQACWATVGPDVVAAIGQVFGGAYLPRSVTATSIVLIPKKHVPESWSDYRPISLCNVVNKIITKIMSKRMTGLLPKIISPNQSGFVKGRLLNDNVLLAQEMFHELSRCGPAPNVAVKIDMAKAYDRVQWTFLLKVLHRMGFPAPWVSLIERCVGSCWFSVLVNGAPSGFFKSTRGLRQGDPISPTLFVIAADYLSRELDRLILRKKEMIFRASRHCMEISHLAYADDIVIFTQAAEGPLRRLRTCLENYARVSGQQINLAKSNFYIAEQHEGCAITIQNEGGFTRERKKTHWIGWDQICLPTSEGGLGIRKTKEVLRAFSIKLWWRFREQNSLWARYMKAKYCHKNSPLAASPSGRTSPTWKRLMKVRNQANPNIRWVIGQGNAYFWDDIWLGEYPLRELCLDDRGTPSTKVSEYIGGETWDEIKLRQLHNQAGMPQEIITQILDTPIVAGEPVVPRWKLSRLGEFSLATTWETIRSQRPSIQGLDDIWKAGLTKSIAIFNWRLLSNRIPVHMFIYNNMANGHIKPKHWKGVKIGMSLPNHPETRGPRPLVMPVKWHPPERTWIKLNTDGAFSEATNMGGGGGLVRDHNGKLLVAFATPLAAHSALEAELMAIYHGLEVAKGFNLPIWVEADAEQAIKLLNGSAWGPAQVRHVMARLHGFKRRHTVRATFIPREGNKAADLLAKMGAEQDYFQQMSSQNVPATIRAIIRMDEMGVPNLRVRDDERE from the exons ATGAGCGAGCCAGACCTTGATTTGATTCATCAACTCCCACCCTTGGCTGAAGTGGCTGCACTACCCGAGACACCATCCGCAGAGGAAGTCAAAAATGCTGTTTTTGATATCTACGGGGACAGTGCCCCAGGGCCGGATGGTTTCACGGCCTTGTTCTACCAGGCTTGTTGGGCGACGGTTGGGCCGGACGTGGTGGCAGCTATCGGCCAAGTTTTCGGGGGCGCCTACCTCCCACGTagcgtcacggccacaagcattgttcTCATTCCAAAAAAGCATGTGCCGGAATCGTGGAGCGACTACCGCCCTATTAGCTTGTGCAACGTCGTCAACAAGATTATCACAAAGATTATGTCGAAGAGAATGACTGGGCTCCTCCCTAAGATTATCTCGCCAaaccagagtggatttgtgaagggaCGGCTCCTTAACGATAATGTCCTTttggcacaggagatgttccacgAGCTCTCGAGATGTGGGCCGGCTCCTAATGTCGCGGTTAAAATCGATATGGCCAAGGCCTATGACCGGGTCCAATGGACATTCCTCCTGAAAGTGTTACACCGGATGGGTTTCCCGGCCCCGTGGGTCTCCCTGATTGAGAGATGTGTGGGATCCTGCTGGTTCTCGGTGCTGGTCAATGGTGCCCCCTCCGGTTTCTTTAAGTCCACCCGAGGCCTCAGACAGGGAGATCCAATTTCTCCGACCCTTTTTGTGATTGCAGCTGACTACCTCTCAAGGGAACTAGACAGGCtcattttgagaaagaaagagatgatTTTCAGAGCCTCTCGCCACTGCATGGAAATAAGCCACCTTGCCTACGCCGACGACATTGTGATTTTCACACAAGCAGCGGAGGGCCCTCTTAGGCGTTTGCGGACTTGCCTGGAGAATTATGCCAGGGTCTCCGGGCAGCAGATCAACTTGGCAAAAAGCAACTTTTACATTGCCGAACAACATGAAGGATGCGCCATCACTATTCAAAATGAAGGAGGCTTCACACGAG agagaaaaaagacgCATTGGATTGGGTGGGATCAGATCTGCCTCCCCACCTCTGAAGGGGGTCTCGGCATCCGTAAGACCAAAGAAGTCCTCCGGGCCTTcagtatcaaactttggtggaggttCCGGGAGCAAAATTCCCTTTGGGCTAGGTACATGAAGGCCAAGTATTGCCACAAAAACTCTCCCCTTGCGGCCTCTCCTTCGGGGAGAACCAGCCCGACATGGAAGCGGCTAATGAAAGTGAGAAATCAAGCGAACCCGAATATTAGATGGGTGATCGGCCAGGGTAAtgcctacttttgggatgacatttggcttggggAATACCCCCTTCGCGAGCTCTGCCTTGACGATAGAGGCACCCCTTCGACCAAGGTTTCGGAATACATTGGGGGTGAAACATGGGATGAGATTAAGCTACGGCAACTTCACAACCAGGCTGGAATGCCTCAAGAGATTATCACACAAATCCTTGATACCCCAATAGTTGCGGGAGAACCGGTTGTCCCCCGATGGAAACTTTCTCGGCTCGGGGAGTTCTCGCTCGCGACGACTTGGGAGACAATACGCTCGCAAAGACCAAGCATTCAAGGCCTCGATGACATATGGAAGGCTGGACTTACAAAATCTATTGCGATCTTCAATTGGCGACTTTTGTCAAACAGGATACCG GTTCACATGTTCATCTACAACAACATGGCCAACGGACACAtcaagccgaaacattggaagggagtaaAAATCGGAATGAGCCTTCCGAACCACCCCGAGACAAGGGGGCCGAGACCGTTAGTTATGCCGGTTAAGTGGCATCCCCCGGAACGCACatggatcaagcttaacacgGATGGGGCGTTCTCTGAGGCAACAAACATGGGCGGCGGAGGGGGTCTGGTTCGGGACCACAATGGGAAGCTGCTTGTAGCTTTTGCAACCCCACTCGCCGCTCACTCGGCTCTTGAGGCCGAGCTTATGGCCATTTACCATGGGTTGGAGGTAGCAAAGGGGTTCAACCTACCCATTTGGGTTGAAGCAGATGCGGAACAAGCCATTAAGTTGCTCAATGGCTCGGCTTGGGGCCCGGCACAAGTTCGCCACGTAATGGCCCGGCTACATGGCTTTAAGCGTAGACATACCGTCAGGGCCACTTTCATCCCTAGGGAGGGCAACAAGGCGGCCGATttgctcgccaaaatgggagcGGAACAAgattatttccaacaaatgtcCTCACAAAATGTTCCAGCAACAATTAGAGCCATCATCCGGATGGACGAAATGGGAGTCCCCAATCTTCGGGTGAGGGATGATGAGCGAGAGTAG